A stretch of DNA from Perca flavescens isolate YP-PL-M2 chromosome 11, PFLA_1.0, whole genome shotgun sequence:
aTGAACCAAGAAccatactttaaccacgcccatgTACTTAGGCCACGCCCCCTGGGTTGTGACCCATCTAAgttagagtcttgtgtgaggtataattgaactcagcagagacttcctttttaattggtgatggtttgacccgccccctatgcataagccacgccccctttcacagctaatgatcCGTATGttgtagagtcttgtgtgaggtatcgttgaactcggcggggagttcccttttcattggtgacgatttgcggtgtctgagtgccgcgtaaatgcacggtcgcaaggaccggcgtccgccggtaaccccgacgcgcccagaggcgcgagggcccgtccatcgctgctcgcagctctAATTATAAATAGATTTTAATAAACAGTTAACAATCTTCACTTTTGAGTAAATGTTGGCCCTGTTCAGCAGATATTATTGCACATATAAATACAAATGCTTGTATAATgatgctatttattttttacttcctGGTTGTGCTGTTTGCAGAGCAATAAAGTCAAGTTGCTGCCTTCACGAGAATGGGTCATCAGAGTATCATCTTATATGAACTGAGTACTGCAGCGTTATAAATCGGTCTTGTCTTGGACTTTAAAGTCATCATTAAACATTAACTTAATTTATTTTGCATTATAATAAGTCTATGAACATAGCCATGGAACATTTTATATTCAATTGTATGATAATTGGGCCTGATCATTACTATTCAAGGTAATTAATCTTCATcctacaaaccccaattccaatgaagttgggacgttgtgtaaaatgtcaataaaaacagaatacaatgatttgcaaatcattttaatcctatattcaattgaatacattacaaagacaagatatttttTAGTGCAAATATTCAATCATTTTAAATTGGACGCctgcaacacattccaaaaaagctgggacaggggcaaAAAAAAGACTGGTAAGTTGAGGAATGCTCAAAAAAACACCTGTGGGGAACATTCCACAGGTAAACAGGTTAATTGGTCATGGTTGGGTATAAAAGGAGCATCGCCAAAAAATGTTTGTCGTTCACAAGCAGGGATGGGGCGAGGTCACCCAATTTGTGAATAACTGTGTGAGAAAATAGTCCAACAGTTTAAGAATGTTTCTCAACGTACAATTGCAAGGAATTCATCATCTACAGACCATAATATCATCCAAAGATTCAGAGAATCTGCAAGGCAGAAAACCAACATTGAATGCCCATGACCATCGATCCCTCAGGCTGCACTGCATTAAAAACCGACAGCATTATGTAAAGGTTATTACCACATGGGTTCAAGAGCACTTCGGAAAACTGTCGTTAGTTAACACAGTCCGTCACTACATCTACAAGTTAAAACTCTACTATGCAAAGGGAAGCCATATCAACTAGACCCAGAAATGCCGCCGGATTCCGAAACGCTTATTGAGCGTTTGGGAACCAAATTTTGCAGACGTCTGTGGTGTGTTGTTCTGTATTTCGGATCATCAGGTCTATGgtggcgcacttccaaatgTCCACCTCACCCGTAGCCAGCACACTCTGTCTCacttccagcagctgtaaaatcaatcaataaagacaatcgGTACTGTGTGATATACTGCTTACGGACACAACACAtctatgaatgcacctgaaaaatattcacattaaccaaactgatctaatcttaccctcttttcttctcgaccgactctgagctgaactcttcacagcttctgcccgcgatgccacatctggttgtttctagCTGAAGCTCCTGCTGCTGTCTCGTAGTatgtcttacaggcagctggaaaacaattaaatgagagtggtatgaataaaaaacacaagtcacagtaaaattaaacaaggaaagatgaaaaagtaaaaatgacttACACACAATGGTGTCATTATCAGCGTCATGCGGAATATATTAACGTATGAATTAATGAAGTTCATTCAATTaaagcatattctttaaatcttacccttgctccGGTTCATAGCGCCTGCCACAGTTTGTCTCTGAGTTGTGAAGACGGCGACTGCTTCCTGTAAATTACAGgataaaaaatatacttttataaaacaacTCACCCACTCTGTAATGAAtggcgctgaaagcagccagacacacagctctgtgctgctcgcgtttaaacttggtggggtttaaaacattactgccaagtctaagtagcctgtttaacatcAAAATACAGTCATTGTACGATCAAGAGTTAATGAACAGTACAGACTAGCTCGCCgttttcattaataatcatatactttGGAAGTTTTTGCTCTCTCCCGAGTCCCGCCGCTATTTTTCAAATGGAAGCAGTGAAGGCGGGGGTATGGGGCggggcagagtgatagagaaacaaagagagcaAATTAACCAGCAGGGCACGGACAGCGCGCAcactggtgtggaggtgaattgACCCTTCGcaaaagccacgccccctagttattgttactacgcccgtcaaacaattgagaaccagacacatagccatggctgggttgagctccatacctgttggtataaatgattggttttggagtaatgcagcagacatatcctCCAGGGCACGCCAGAAAGGGCTGCAATATGCAGCGGAGGGATGTGTTCAATGACCGTCAACCTCTTGCTAAATTTTCTGTGTCGATAGCAACATGTGCTTGACAGGCTAAGTGTATATTTTGTCAGGCTGCCTGAATTTCCTACGGAATAATAAAGTATCTAATGttctaactttactactttcgataataatgctatatagaaccacaactgttaacttaagtcagttttacagattgtaactgttatgtacttagctacttaaactacttattgataattgatataagttagctcgctagctttacttacTTTGGAGCAGACATATGTAGCTGTGCTTATTAATCTTCGAGGCATTTAGCTGTTAGTGAGGTTTCCCACATTGCTTAATCCATTGTCGGCATCTTTCCGCTtgggtcttgggctttggaaaggcGAAAAAAACGTCCCCTCCCTCTAAACTTATGGGGTACCTGGTGTCAGACTTGCAGGTGCCATAGGCGCATCGTTTCACCATCTTGCTGAAATCACAATGTTTGACGGGGGGTCCTTCTCCTTATTTACAGTTGCTGAGCTAGGATTGGACGAGGACCGTTCGAGGGCGGGGTTTTGCGAACAGTCAATTACAGTGAGATTTAATGGAATACTGGGAAAGCTTAATAAcaataggacaattgaagtctggattatgaggccatttcagcagagccaacagcttcatttgccatggacatgtgaatatggtgctgaatttgccagtattttaagaagacaaatggttgggaccttgtcatgcaatgacaaacctgatatgctttatgtgaagcccagtgttttggtgtcagcagaaagacttctcttagaaaactgtccagtggagcctctgtctccattccaccagacaatgttggatgagcaagaccaaagaaaggCCACTGTAGTCATGTCACTATGCTCAGTGGTTGAGCTCTCGGAGACTGGGAATGAATcatggaatgcacattttacctttgtggcaaaaCCTGATTAAAagtaattgttgaaataaattattttgtgtatctttttgacataacattggtcattgctaattacatacacagtaattaatctagcatactttcattaaataaatcaagtcaagctaaaattgaagagtctacaattaggctatactgagtctgatctattttaagagattttcttaaaattaagttaatacattttagaaaaatgttacctggggtaaaactccccctgctgctaccctgatttacatttgtatagctcacagcattttcatttacatgttaaagcctACCCTTGAATTGGGGGGGTCATGGGTGTTCAACTGCCAACCAAGGCCCACGTTAATTTCCGACAATTCACGTCAATTTTCGGTGGtgcctgtaaattgccgtgtaCAGTCataaacctgaagttccacgacaatctacagtgccACATATTGACGAAAATCGGGCGGGTTTGTATTTGATGTGGTGAGGGACCTGGACAACGGATTGGGGGTGGGGGCGCTGGTCCAAaacaggttgagaaccactgccaTAAATGACCAATCGTCAATATAGACTAATCTGATTGTTTTTGGCTTGTTTGTTCATACAGGGTCAAGCTTCCTGCCCTCCTGAGTGGACTCAGTTTGGCTCTCGCTGTTTCCGTTTCAACATCGGGCCAAAAACCTGGCCCGATGCAGAGGTACAGCAGTTGTATTTATGATTAGATATGTATGCTTCATAACAGTGTACTAATACTTAACTGCAGTAAAAAATGCTAAAACCACatcatgtaaaaaaatacaattacagtaaaagtcctgcattgaataTGTGCCTTCAGTAAAAGTAAGTGAGTAGCATCAGGAAATGTAGATTAAATTTCTAATACCAGCAGGGCAAtctaactaagtacatttacttcagtactgtacttcagtaccaaatgttgaggtacttgtactttatttgcgtcttttcttttcatgccactttcttcttctactccgctacatttcagagagaaatattgtactttttactctactacatttatctgttacagctttagttactagttactttagttactccgctatattcatctgttacaaCCCAAAACACGTTGTTTattaaatctgatgtttgattctaaagtaaactagccgacaatataacggacttcaagtccagctgagatgatgagaccattaaacacacaactggttggatcctttacactttctacaatgttttaatactttaactacattctcctgatgatacttacagacttttactgaagtaaaatttttacagtgcaggacttttactgtaacagagtacttttactgcagtacaggatctgaatacttcttccaccaatgATTAACATTATTGAAATGTTCCCTGTGACTGTAAAACTGCCCTGAGATCTGTTAATAATgtgattatgtttttgtttctatctaaatgttttaaactgatgatattgtctccattagagCTTCTGCCACACTGCTGGTGGGAATCTGGCTTCCATCCACTCAGATGAAGAACATATATTTATCAGAAACTACATTCACCAAGTGTCTGGAGCTTACAAACTTTCCTGGATCGGAGGCACTGACTCAGTGAAGGTAAGACTTTCATCatcacacaggaagtgatgtcgcTCGTCTCTCAGCCTGTTCTCATAAActattcgtacatatagctgtgaaaagtaaatattttttaatctgGATGTATTtcacgtatttattactgtcagcagcacattgactgctgctgtatgagaGTGTGATGATCCTGagttaagaagaaaacacaagactttcacccaggaagcgggtgttcatgtcctggagtgTTTTAaccagagatgggaagtaatgaagtacaaatactttgttactgtactcaagtagatttttcagatatttttactttactatttatttttgtggcgactttttacttttactccttacattttaacaagaatatcggtactttctactccttagattttagaaaatgtgctcattactttagttttgtacaAAAGGTCGTCTATCTGGAGTGATTGTGAGGGCATGTCAGAAAACAGCGCGGACACACGCGCCTCACACCGCGAGCAGGCGCGCGCTCCACActgagaaaaaagtgagagaaaagaagaTAAATCAGttagatcgtgtgtgtgtgtccttgagaactgtaagtcgtataacttatgttgtcagttaatggAAGCCTTTTGTTGTATTGGTATATATTTATTGCAATCTTTAAGTTAGCTAGTGATTCTGTTGTTTGTGTTAACCTGTTAGCTAGGTTGCACATTGCTTGATCTTaataaagcatcaaaaaagagaagttgtctccgtccgtgttttaacagacacacctgggacgaagttggaaaccagaatcagctttaaatacagtcctaatctagtcctaactaacaagtttcaaataatttcactggagttaccgttattatttttcacgtcaataccgaattcaatctaattggatctaattggatgggaatatactGTACGTTGCACTTGATGCAACGACTCGACAGATTCGGCGGCATTCATTTGCGGCAAATCATGGTGGCTTGATGGTGGTAGTTAGCACTAGTAGTatggatgtttgtttgttgtctgtttagtaattcatattgaatcttttattttcattccagaagccatatttgagctcacacacacacacacatacatgtagattcctttaaatgttaaggggaagataaaaaagagaaactggatctgtgaagTTTATCTtactactcagtcagaatcttattgacctggagtcccagtctctgtcacaataatgatatatgtgatgttttaggcctattggcagacatccatttaaaatgtagccaATGGCATAAAAAgagtccactgaagtttctcagctacCACTCTAGTTAGATTTATTAGATTCCATGCAGCTTTTCATAACAAATGGTATtcattcgcaaggctacttttacttttatactttaagtaaatttccaagcctgtactttgttacttttacttgagtaaagaagttaaatcagtacttctacttttaccagagaaattttttaacacaaatatctgtacttctacttgagtacgggaagtgagtacttttgccatctctggtTTTAACCCAAGTCATAATCTTTTTACTAATCTTAATCCTTTTGATATCTAAACTTAACTTTCGGCGTTGTTTGAAGGTCACTTTTTCTCCGCTAAACTCAGCTCTAATGGCCTCTGAAAGGACCGTAACCTCGTGGTGCTCTGTacctggctcacagtcaccttttctctggTAAATGTAACTATAAAGAACCTTATCCTTTTCTGTCATGTGACAGGCCGGCAGTCGCCTAATTTCAtaggatatcatacaaattgttgtgcatacgtTTTCATACAAAAACCTTACAAAcacgttcatgagaatgcgttgcgtTAAAGATTGTTGTAGAAAACAAGGAGGATCCACTTGTGGCTTGAATGAGTATTACAACAACAAGAACTCTTAATttcactttgacatttttttcataagattatttttttggggctttttcactttttgctaTAGTGAcggtggatagacatgaaagggggagagagttGGGGGatgacaagcagcaaagggcagcaggtcggattcgcgccgctgcaggactcagccaacatgcggcgaatgctcttactgggtgagctagaggccaccctggtttcactttgactttaaacCAATCTTTCTCCTCCAGG
This window harbors:
- the LOC114564298 gene encoding galactose-specific lectin nattectin-like, giving the protein MGRGRVIEKQREQINQQGTDSAHTGVEGQASCPPEWTQFGSRCFRFNIGPKTWPDAESFCHTAGGNLASIHSDEEHIFIRNYIHQVSGAYKLSWIGGTDSVKEGTWMWTDGSKFHYKSFYVGEPNNCCGGENCLVMNSGGENWNDAGWTYQASFVSKNTFFNAGQSDNVGGENCLEMNFEGK